AACACCTTGTCAGCATCATAGTAACGCTTTTCTTTCCCCAGGGTGAACATCACTCGTAGCAGCTTGTTGCAAATAGCTATCAGAGCCTGTTTCTTTTTCAGGGGATTTTGTGGCCTGGTTGTCAGGTAACGGTATAATGCTTTGAATTCCTGATTTTTTGCTACCAGGGTAAGGCTGGCCTGGTATAAAAGATTCCTGAGCCCGGATCGCCCTCGTTTGGAGATGGTTCTGACCCCTTTTTTCTGGCCAGAGCTCTGTTCCACCAGGTTAAGCCCGGCAATCTTTTGTAGTTGACGCCAGTGCCCGTAGTGGGTTAACTCTCCCACTTCGCCTAGAAAACCTGCTGCGGTTACTGGGCCAATGCCAGGTATGCTCAGAAGGTATTCGGCCAGTCC
This Calderihabitans maritimus DNA region includes the following protein-coding sequences:
- a CDS encoding transposase, producing the protein GLRRAGILKEAAENSVGITAGITGARIRLINILDEIDLYKTKLEQIETAMEKALRETGLAEYLLSIPGIGPVTAAGFLGEVGELTHYGHWRQLQKIAGLNLVEQSSGQKKGVRTISKRGRSGLRNLLYQASLTLVAKNQEFKALYRYLTTRPQNPLKKKQALIAICNKLLRVMFTLGKEKRYYDADKV